Proteins encoded within one genomic window of Synechococcus sp. PCC 7335:
- a CDS encoding TIGR02588 family protein, with product MSQLDSDKSGSRQPDSQSLTEQVSFFLALAILLIIVSCVGYLWVSDRTQSPSILEISTRSTEQRQASYYVPFTVTNLGGTTAATVQIIAELRIDNEIVEWGEQTIDFLSRDEEAEGAFVFVRNPSDGELTVRVASYSAP from the coding sequence ATGAGCCAGTTAGACTCAGACAAATCAGGCTCGCGCCAGCCAGACTCTCAATCTTTGACTGAACAGGTTAGCTTCTTTTTAGCTCTAGCTATTCTGCTCATCATTGTTAGCTGTGTGGGCTATCTGTGGGTGAGTGATCGCACCCAGTCTCCCTCTATTTTAGAAATATCTACTCGCAGCACCGAACAGCGCCAAGCTAGCTACTACGTTCCTTTCACTGTTACCAACCTCGGTGGCACAACTGCTGCTACAGTCCAAATCATTGCTGAACTTCGCATCGATAACGAGATTGTTGAATGGGGTGAGCAGACTATAGACTTTCTCTCTCGAGACGAAGAAGCCGAAGGTGCCTTTGTCTTCGTTCGCAACCCCAGTGACGGTGAGTTAACTGTTAGAGTCGCAAGCTACTCAGCTCCATAG
- a CDS encoding GTP cyclohydrolase II encodes MQPPSRQFSHKPSHKHIVLTSHTGNLKAQPLSINWGHPNPNERGPIIATLGNRSHRNAIGTHSGGYAIYRALAIASGTLDHDHRADLTNTSPTVSIGPHPSWGMPNKIVSLDPFGTLDNNLFAELREKGYDIRPSIAITKAHINIPELQEAVASGRVQIDGKIMNQKGELVVTKAAIEPVWYLPGIAQRFGVEESDLRRTLFEQTGGMFPELVTRPDLQVFLPPIGGLTVYILGDIDAITAPDRPLAVRIHDECNGSDVFGSDICTCRPYLVHGIEVAVSTAQAGGAGVIIYARKEGRALGEVTKFLVYNARKRQEGGDRADTYFTRTECVAGVQDMRFQELMPDVMHWLGMTRIDRFVSMSNLKYDAIVQSGIEIVERISIPEDLIPADAQVEMNAKMAAGYFTEGAVPDETKLSQTIGRQYEDGAGETP; translated from the coding sequence ATGCAGCCACCTAGCCGCCAGTTTAGTCATAAACCTAGTCACAAACACATCGTTTTAACTTCTCATACTGGGAACTTAAAAGCGCAGCCACTGTCGATTAATTGGGGCCATCCTAATCCCAATGAGCGGGGGCCGATCATTGCCACGCTAGGAAATCGCAGCCATCGCAACGCTATCGGCACCCATTCAGGTGGCTATGCGATATATCGAGCGCTAGCGATCGCTAGTGGCACCTTAGACCATGATCATCGCGCTGATCTTACTAACACATCACCTACTGTCTCTATCGGTCCTCACCCTAGCTGGGGCATGCCGAACAAGATTGTTTCCCTCGACCCGTTTGGAACGCTTGATAACAATCTGTTTGCAGAACTCAGGGAAAAAGGCTATGACATCCGCCCCTCCATTGCAATCACGAAAGCTCACATCAACATTCCTGAGTTACAAGAAGCGGTAGCAAGTGGGCGAGTGCAGATCGATGGCAAAATCATGAACCAAAAAGGTGAACTCGTGGTGACTAAAGCTGCGATCGAGCCGGTTTGGTATCTGCCAGGCATTGCTCAGCGGTTTGGTGTGGAAGAAAGTGACTTACGACGAACCTTGTTTGAACAAACTGGCGGCATGTTTCCTGAACTGGTCACTAGGCCCGACCTGCAAGTGTTCTTACCGCCTATTGGTGGACTTACGGTCTATATTTTAGGTGATATTGACGCGATTACAGCTCCAGATCGTCCGCTGGCTGTACGCATTCATGATGAGTGTAACGGCTCTGATGTGTTTGGCTCTGATATTTGTACCTGTCGTCCTTATCTGGTTCATGGCATCGAGGTTGCTGTATCAACCGCGCAAGCAGGCGGTGCAGGGGTAATTATCTATGCGCGCAAAGAAGGAAGAGCGCTAGGGGAAGTGACTAAGTTCTTGGTGTACAACGCGCGCAAACGTCAGGAAGGGGGCGATCGCGCTGATACCTACTTTACGCGCACTGAATGCGTTGCCGGCGTTCAAGACATGCGATTCCAAGAGCTGATGCCCGATGTCATGCATTGGTTGGGCATGACCCGAATCGATCGGTTTGTTTCTATGAGTAATCTCAAGTACGATGCCATCGTTCAGTCGGGCATTGAGATTGTTGAGCGCATTTCCATACCTGAAGATCTAATTCCAGCAGATGCCCAGGTTGAAATGAATGCGAAGATGGCGGCAGGCTATTTCACTGAAGGTGCAGTGCCCGATGAGACTAAACTGAGCCAGACTATCGGTCGGCAATACGAGGACGGTGCGGGGGAAACACCATGA
- the upp gene encoding uracil phosphoribosyltransferase has translation MNTQATLIEHPLIQHKLTLMRQKDTSTAKFRELLQEISMLLAYEVTRDLPLESVSIETPFSTMDAPMLTGRKLVLISIMRAGQGILDGMLQLIPSARVGHIGLYRDPRTLVPVEYYFKVPHDVQERQMLIVDPMIATGNTAIAAVYRLKETQPQSIKFVCLLASPEGIANFYKEHPDVPIFTAAIDDKLDEHGYIVPGLGDAGDRMFGTQ, from the coding sequence ATGAACACCCAAGCCACCCTCATCGAGCATCCTCTGATTCAGCATAAGTTGACGCTCATGCGGCAAAAGGATACTAGCACCGCGAAGTTTCGAGAACTCCTGCAAGAGATCAGCATGTTGCTAGCCTATGAAGTTACTCGCGATCTACCCCTAGAGAGCGTCTCTATTGAAACCCCCTTTTCTACGATGGATGCTCCGATGCTAACCGGGAGAAAGCTGGTCTTGATCTCAATTATGCGAGCGGGGCAAGGTATCTTAGACGGCATGCTCCAGCTAATACCATCGGCTAGGGTTGGCCACATTGGCCTCTACCGGGATCCTAGAACGCTGGTGCCCGTAGAGTATTACTTCAAAGTCCCTCACGATGTTCAAGAGCGCCAGATGCTGATTGTGGATCCAATGATTGCCACTGGAAATACGGCGATCGCAGCCGTCTATCGCCTCAAAGAAACCCAGCCGCAGTCCATCAAATTCGTCTGTTTGCTGGCCTCTCCCGAGGGCATCGCCAACTTCTACAAAGAGCACCCTGATGTGCCTATCTTCACCGCTGCTATTGACGATAAGCTAGATGAACATGGCTACATTGTGCCAGGGCTAGGAGACGCAGGCGATCGCATGTTTGGCACCCAGTAG
- a CDS encoding TIGR02587 family membrane protein, giving the protein MASSKRRRKQRHGSSLRGELNDLVRGLCGGFLFGIPLLYTMEVWWIGSSVSPPQLAGVLLTTLLGTYLLSRTGGFRKSQVTTEREAIEDAIEALALGIVCALSMLVIFRQITFDTRLSETIGQIVFESVPFSFGVALANQFLRNADSSKESDSSPAAQSESPQSELSEMDRLFPEDNLNETISDIGATLLGALIVAFSIAPTDEVTVLVAAIDGPWLMLMVFVSLLLSYGIVFQANFTRQEQRRLQSGLFQKPVSETVFSYLLSLSAAALMLGFFGKIDISASVDLAFKQILILGLPATIGGAAGRLVV; this is encoded by the coding sequence ATGGCATCGTCAAAACGCCGAAGAAAGCAAAGGCATGGAAGTTCCCTTAGAGGCGAACTCAACGATTTGGTACGTGGGCTCTGCGGTGGCTTTCTATTTGGTATTCCTCTGCTCTATACGATGGAGGTTTGGTGGATTGGCTCATCGGTATCGCCTCCTCAGCTAGCAGGTGTGCTGCTAACAACGCTGTTGGGCACTTATCTATTGAGCCGGACGGGTGGCTTTCGTAAATCGCAGGTAACAACTGAAAGAGAAGCAATTGAGGATGCGATAGAAGCACTCGCCCTTGGCATTGTTTGTGCGCTGTCAATGCTAGTTATCTTCCGCCAAATCACCTTCGATACTCGCTTAAGTGAAACCATTGGTCAGATTGTTTTTGAGAGTGTTCCTTTTTCTTTTGGCGTTGCGCTTGCTAATCAATTCTTACGGAATGCCGACAGCTCAAAAGAGTCAGACTCATCCCCTGCTGCTCAATCAGAATCTCCCCAATCAGAACTTAGTGAAATGGATCGTCTTTTTCCTGAAGATAACCTAAACGAAACCATTTCAGACATTGGTGCAACCTTACTCGGCGCGCTGATCGTAGCCTTTAGCATTGCCCCAACCGATGAAGTAACTGTGCTGGTGGCTGCTATCGATGGACCTTGGCTGATGCTTATGGTTTTTGTCTCACTTTTACTGTCTTACGGCATTGTTTTTCAGGCCAATTTCACCCGACAAGAACAACGTCGTCTCCAGTCTGGCCTTTTTCAAAAGCCAGTGAGCGAGACCGTCTTTTCTTATTTGCTTTCGCTGAGCGCAGCAGCGCTAATGCTAGGCTTTTTTGGGAAAATTGATATCAGTGCCTCAGTCGATCTCGCTTTCAAACAAATATTGATTTTGGGTCTGCCTGCCACTATCGGCGGTGCCGCCGGGAGACTAGTCGTATGA
- a CDS encoding URC4/urg3 family protein has protein sequence MTIVEKTVSRTQEQSVEQAAIAYLQTPQAIRERAQQLFKLCQSDQLEHFACNLDKLDEVAAYVVSTTQKNYPDFDVPFHSRWRHFDVGGVPRLARLNQALEKQTPPSDSLTGSFQIARSQIDLAVVSVLLDAGAGSQWRFHDLVNLRDAQQPLQRSEGLAVASLCAFEQGLFSSDSAAPYQVDAAGLQNLTQAKLAQAFQVSQDNPLIGLSGRLNLLQKLGETLENLSDLSNPALARPSDLLDRCILGRQVAHAVEDQDQEQKIELDAGALLSEVLTSFGAIWPGRIAIAQTNLGDVWPHPQLPDTSLGTNLVPFHKLSQWLTYSLVEPLATAGVTVTNLKALTGLAEYRNGGLCLDMGLLLPKHSGVTDTSHAPGSPVVVEWRALTIVLLDLIGDRVQRLLGKSPEELPLIKVLEGGTWAAGRQIAKQLRPMGAPPITIQSDGTVF, from the coding sequence ATGACGATTGTAGAAAAAACCGTCAGCCGAACTCAAGAACAGAGTGTAGAACAGGCGGCGATCGCTTACTTGCAGACCCCACAGGCAATTCGCGAGCGCGCCCAGCAGTTATTTAAGCTATGTCAGAGCGATCAGCTAGAGCATTTTGCCTGCAATCTAGACAAGCTAGACGAAGTGGCCGCTTATGTTGTATCCACCACTCAAAAAAACTATCCTGATTTCGATGTTCCTTTTCACAGCCGGTGGCGGCACTTCGACGTCGGTGGTGTTCCTCGTCTAGCGAGACTAAACCAGGCGCTGGAGAAGCAGACACCACCATCTGACTCATTGACGGGTTCCTTTCAAATAGCGCGATCGCAAATTGATCTGGCCGTTGTTAGCGTTTTGTTAGATGCTGGAGCCGGCAGTCAGTGGCGCTTTCACGATTTAGTTAACCTAAGAGATGCTCAGCAGCCCTTGCAGCGCTCAGAGGGCCTTGCCGTCGCTAGTCTTTGCGCTTTTGAACAAGGTCTTTTTTCATCTGATTCGGCTGCGCCCTATCAGGTCGACGCGGCTGGTCTGCAAAACCTTACCCAAGCGAAGCTTGCTCAAGCTTTTCAAGTGAGCCAAGATAATCCGCTGATTGGCCTTTCTGGTCGTTTAAACCTCTTGCAAAAATTGGGAGAAACCTTAGAAAACCTCAGCGATCTGTCCAACCCGGCTTTAGCTAGACCGAGTGATCTGTTGGATCGTTGCATCTTGGGTCGTCAAGTAGCTCACGCTGTGGAAGATCAAGACCAAGAACAGAAAATTGAGCTAGATGCGGGTGCACTATTGAGCGAAGTATTAACTAGCTTTGGCGCAATCTGGCCGGGTCGAATTGCGATCGCCCAAACAAACCTGGGCGACGTTTGGCCCCATCCCCAACTTCCTGACACATCATTAGGCACTAACTTAGTCCCCTTTCACAAGCTTTCCCAGTGGCTAACCTATTCGCTGGTCGAACCGCTAGCAACCGCAGGTGTAACCGTGACTAACCTAAAGGCCCTCACTGGACTCGCAGAATATCGCAACGGCGGACTTTGCCTTGATATGGGACTCCTCTTACCGAAGCATTCAGGCGTCACCGATACATCGCACGCACCCGGCTCGCCCGTGGTCGTAGAATGGCGAGCGCTCACTATTGTCTTGCTAGATTTAATTGGTGATCGCGTTCAACGATTGTTGGGTAAATCCCCTGAAGAGCTACCTTTAATCAAGGTGCTAGAAGGCGGTACCTGGGCCGCCGGACGACAAATTGCCAAGCAGCTCAGACCCATGGGGGCGCCCCCAATTACAATTCAAAGCGATGGCACCGTCTTCTAG
- a CDS encoding DUF928 domain-containing protein, producing the protein MKAPQMIFSLLSIFALLPMGITGPYSARDSTGARRHFTAGAFAQLPPVPIEFTMPTPPSRGRPGGRREGGANRGSCHIAGQLPLTALVPSFDTGSLVDMETETELSRASATDKEATEIRAANDIFSLTTQARPSFWFYVPYSLETTVLEFVLLDEDNNTLYRNLLSKETSNENSTNVFESNNHGIIQITLPDSAPALQPDTTYHWFFLAYCQHTPNFVEGRIARQSPLSTDSAEALMVASPREQAMFYAQNGLWQETLTLLGERYRENATDLEILRDWQSLLKSVNLEHLSEQPLLDCCEME; encoded by the coding sequence ATGAAAGCCCCTCAGATGATTTTTTCGCTACTGAGCATATTTGCTCTGCTACCAATGGGTATCACTGGGCCGTACTCAGCTAGAGACTCAACTGGGGCTCGGCGTCATTTTACAGCGGGCGCTTTCGCACAGCTACCTCCCGTGCCAATCGAATTCACGATGCCTACTCCCCCCAGTCGAGGACGCCCTGGCGGTAGGCGTGAAGGGGGAGCGAATAGAGGTAGTTGCCATATTGCAGGTCAATTGCCGCTTACCGCGCTGGTTCCTTCTTTTGATACAGGTAGCCTAGTTGACATGGAGACAGAGACAGAACTTTCACGGGCAAGTGCAACAGATAAAGAGGCCACGGAAATAAGGGCAGCGAACGATATCTTTAGTCTGACCACGCAGGCGCGTCCATCGTTCTGGTTCTATGTTCCCTATTCGTTAGAAACAACGGTACTAGAGTTTGTTTTGCTAGATGAAGACAACAATACACTTTATCGAAACCTTCTATCTAAGGAGACTTCTAACGAGAACTCCACTAATGTTTTCGAGAGTAACAATCATGGCATCATTCAAATTACTCTACCTGACTCTGCTCCAGCACTTCAGCCAGATACGACCTACCATTGGTTCTTTTTAGCTTATTGTCAACATACTCCTAATTTCGTAGAAGGCCGGATAGCGCGGCAATCTCCCTTATCTACTGATAGTGCTGAGGCCCTAATGGTTGCTTCTCCTAGAGAACAAGCGATGTTCTATGCACAGAATGGCCTTTGGCAAGAAACGTTGACATTACTAGGTGAACGATACAGAGAAAATGCAACAGATCTTGAGATCTTGAGAGATTGGCAAAGTTTACTGAAATCCGTAAATCTAGAGCACCTGTCCGAACAGCCACTGCTAGATTGTTGTGAGATGGAATAG
- a CDS encoding Rieske 2Fe-2S domain-containing protein has protein sequence MANAVDKLDVRPTQAKVESPSYDESALVRDSSPEESFQWTQQWYPLAVADYLDPQRPHAMQLLGKDVVLWRDGTGTWRCFENACPHRLAPLSEGRIEADGRLLCAYHAWRFDGSGKCDRIPQSKDLKTEAKYCNDPRSAVAAYPTQERQGLIWVWGDSSAAAQQASQQRAPRTVPELDSDSNRVVRASWNFRDLAYGWDFFMENVSDPAHVPVSHHGLVGDRYTGPKFYDMPQLREVTTQGGFAYSVTPTPDTISTVTHDFQPPCLMRISTEFEGSAQLILVLYATPTLPGQCRHIGQQILVKDSTGKTPKGLAFFGLPMPTWLSHILASLFLHQDMVFLHYQEQIVAQRESQRKSWIREVYTPNPQDKMVIAFRQWLAKRAGGGVPWPASSTLPPVDVNKERVFDVWHTHTKNCQVCQTARSRIGWVRRIAYGAAIFLFGIALMVDARTTALQAALDPTVASRWPMPPTEFWIALVLAGLLMALGYGLQRLQRLFYRYEFEHFKNN, from the coding sequence ATGGCAAATGCTGTGGATAAACTAGATGTTCGGCCTACCCAGGCGAAGGTAGAAAGTCCTTCATACGATGAGTCAGCTTTGGTGAGAGACTCATCCCCCGAAGAGTCTTTTCAGTGGACACAGCAGTGGTATCCACTTGCAGTCGCTGACTATCTAGACCCGCAGCGGCCTCATGCTATGCAGCTTTTGGGCAAGGACGTTGTGCTCTGGCGTGATGGAACGGGCACCTGGCGCTGCTTTGAAAATGCCTGTCCTCATCGCCTGGCGCCTTTGTCAGAAGGGCGGATAGAAGCCGATGGCAGACTATTATGCGCGTATCATGCTTGGCGCTTTGATGGGTCAGGAAAGTGCGATCGCATTCCTCAATCTAAAGACCTAAAAACCGAAGCCAAATATTGTAACGATCCCCGCTCAGCGGTAGCCGCCTATCCTACCCAAGAACGCCAAGGACTGATCTGGGTGTGGGGAGACTCCAGCGCGGCGGCGCAACAAGCTAGCCAGCAGCGGGCTCCTCGCACGGTGCCTGAACTAGATAGCGATTCGAATAGAGTAGTTAGAGCCAGTTGGAACTTTCGCGACTTAGCTTATGGTTGGGATTTCTTCATGGAGAATGTGTCTGACCCAGCCCATGTGCCCGTATCTCATCATGGCTTGGTAGGCGATCGCTATACTGGCCCCAAGTTTTATGACATGCCGCAGCTTCGAGAAGTCACAACCCAAGGTGGCTTTGCCTATAGCGTCACGCCGACGCCGGACACCATCTCTACGGTTACTCACGATTTCCAGCCGCCTTGTCTGATGCGGATCTCAACTGAGTTCGAAGGTAGTGCCCAGCTGATTTTAGTTTTGTACGCGACTCCAACTTTGCCCGGCCAGTGCCGACATATCGGTCAGCAAATTCTAGTGAAAGATAGCACGGGTAAAACGCCGAAAGGATTAGCGTTCTTTGGGCTGCCAATGCCAACCTGGCTCAGCCATATCCTAGCCTCGCTATTTTTACATCAGGATATGGTGTTCTTGCACTATCAAGAACAGATAGTCGCCCAGCGAGAATCCCAACGAAAATCTTGGATTCGAGAGGTTTATACGCCTAATCCGCAGGACAAGATGGTGATTGCCTTTCGGCAGTGGCTAGCAAAACGAGCGGGCGGCGGAGTGCCTTGGCCAGCATCATCTACGTTGCCCCCTGTTGATGTCAACAAGGAGCGAGTCTTTGATGTATGGCATACCCACACGAAGAACTGCCAGGTGTGTCAAACAGCGCGCTCTCGAATAGGCTGGGTGCGTCGGATAGCCTATGGGGCAGCTATCTTCTTATTTGGAATAGCGCTGATGGTAGATGCAAGGACAACTGCACTCCAGGCCGCTCTAGATCCAACAGTAGCAAGCAGATGGCCGATGCCGCCTACAGAATTTTGGATTGCTCTGGTTCTAGCTGGATTACTGATGGCGCTGGGCTATGGGCTTCAGCGACTACAGCGACTGTTCTACAGATATGAGTTCGAGCACTTCAAGAATAATTAG